A genome region from Alicyclobacillus acidocaldarius subsp. acidocaldarius DSM 446 includes the following:
- a CDS encoding replication-associated recombination protein A, with product MDLFSLASEHEAEREAPLAYRMRPRSLDEMVGHENLVGRDGILRRMIERDRLMSIILYGPPGTGKTTIAEVIARQTKARFIPLNAVTSGIADVRKAVETAREERDLYARRTVVFLDEIHRFNKSQQDALLPHVEAGLLSLVGATTENPYFDVNAALLSRSHVFRLEPLSPDDIGRLVDMAIADEERGLGRMRVRLHPDARRVLTLQARGDARRALNLLELAAFAARVGPDGATEIGMREVEAALEASGGPRYDRAGDDHYDTISAFIKSVRGSDVNAAMLWLAKMLEGGEDPAFIARRLMILAAEDVGMADPNALPIAVSGWQAAMAIGMPEARIVLAEVTAYLAKAPKSNHAYMAINRALDDVRSGLPLEVPLHLRSTAYKGAKALGHGEGYLYPHDYPGHYVEQNYWPIGVEPRAYYREGDDDREDLDEGPLWPDAPGRSRRTAE from the coding sequence ATGGATCTCTTTTCACTTGCTTCGGAACACGAAGCGGAGCGCGAGGCTCCGCTCGCCTACCGGATGAGGCCGAGATCGCTCGACGAGATGGTGGGACACGAGAATCTCGTGGGCCGAGATGGCATTCTGCGCCGGATGATCGAGCGGGATCGCCTGATGTCCATCATTTTGTATGGGCCGCCCGGCACGGGCAAAACGACCATCGCCGAAGTCATTGCGCGCCAGACCAAGGCCCGCTTCATCCCGCTGAACGCGGTGACGTCGGGCATCGCCGATGTGCGAAAGGCCGTCGAGACCGCGCGAGAGGAGCGGGACCTGTACGCGCGGCGCACCGTGGTCTTTCTCGACGAAATTCACCGCTTCAATAAAAGCCAACAGGACGCGCTCTTGCCGCACGTCGAGGCGGGGCTCCTCTCGCTCGTCGGCGCCACGACGGAGAATCCCTACTTCGATGTGAACGCGGCGCTTTTGTCGCGATCGCACGTGTTTCGCCTCGAGCCGCTTTCGCCGGACGACATCGGGCGCCTGGTGGACATGGCCATTGCGGACGAGGAGCGTGGGCTCGGCCGCATGCGTGTCAGGCTCCATCCGGACGCAAGGCGTGTGCTTACCCTGCAGGCGCGCGGTGACGCCCGGCGCGCGCTCAATTTGCTCGAACTCGCCGCCTTCGCGGCGCGAGTGGGGCCCGACGGCGCCACCGAGATTGGCATGCGCGAGGTCGAGGCGGCGCTTGAGGCGAGCGGTGGGCCTCGCTACGATCGCGCAGGCGACGATCACTACGACACTATCTCGGCGTTCATCAAGTCGGTGCGCGGATCGGACGTGAACGCGGCGATGCTGTGGCTTGCGAAGATGCTCGAGGGCGGCGAAGATCCCGCGTTCATCGCGCGCAGGCTGATGATCCTGGCGGCCGAGGATGTGGGCATGGCGGATCCGAACGCGCTGCCCATCGCCGTGAGCGGCTGGCAGGCGGCCATGGCCATCGGCATGCCGGAGGCGCGGATTGTGCTCGCGGAGGTGACCGCGTACCTCGCGAAAGCGCCGAAATCGAATCACGCGTACATGGCCATCAACCGCGCGCTGGACGACGTCAGGTCCGGCCTGCCGCTCGAGGTGCCGCTCCATCTGCGGAGCACGGCGTACAAAGGGGCGAAGGCCCTCGGGCATGGGGAAGGATACCTGTATCCGCACGACTACCCTGGCCATTACGTCGAGCAAAACTATTGGCCCATCGGCGTCGAGCCGCGCGCGTACTACCGGGAAGGAGACGATGACCGTGAAGATCTCGACGAAGGGCCGCTATGGCCTGATGCTCCTGGTCGATCTCGCCGAACAGCAGAGTGA
- the arsC gene encoding arsenate reductase (thioredoxin), with amino-acid sequence MWAGNSCRSQMAEGWARHLGGDRIEVQSAGVEAHGLNPRAVQVMREVGIDISHHRSKLIDPEFLEQADYVITLCGDANDRCPVTPPHVKRLHWGFPDPAKATGSEEEILNQFRQVRDAIGARIRSFLDDELS; translated from the coding sequence ATGTGGGCTGGAAATTCGTGCAGGAGTCAAATGGCTGAAGGATGGGCGCGCCATCTGGGAGGAGACCGGATCGAAGTTCAGAGTGCAGGCGTCGAGGCGCACGGCTTGAATCCCCGCGCTGTGCAGGTGATGCGCGAGGTGGGGATTGACATTTCGCATCATCGGTCGAAACTCATCGATCCGGAATTCCTCGAACAAGCGGATTATGTCATCACCTTGTGCGGTGATGCGAATGACCGTTGTCCCGTGACGCCGCCGCACGTGAAACGCCTCCACTGGGGATTTCCCGACCCAGCCAAGGCGACGGGATCGGAGGAAGAGATTCTGAACCAGTTTCGCCAAGTTCGCGACGCCATCGGCGCACGAATCAGGTCTTTTCTGGATGATGAACTATCATGA
- a CDS encoding cysteine desulfurase family protein, translated as MIYLDNAATTPLLPTARAAMERYLGDAYGNPSSLHRPGREARQAVEEARRFFAGWLGVSPRDLAFTSGGTESNNLAIYGAYLAQRSHRTHVVTTAVEHHAVLEAVDRLRLLGADVTVVPVDSDGRVDPDDVVRALRPDTALVSVMLVNNEVGTVEPVAEIARRVKDVDPGIIVHSDMVQALPVMRLSLGDLGVDLASFSAHKVHGPKGVGLLYVRSGTPFVALAAGGNQEHRLRAGTEPVAGIVGFHAAMAELAQHFDAHRAHLSALRDALWRAIESLDGVYRNSPADAVPSILNVGFRGIRNDILLMRLDLEGIAASAGAACSAGSLEPSHVIRAMGRDREARESIRLSFAWQNTMEEIGVAAGVLSKVVGSLRSRFTNS; from the coding sequence ATGATCTACCTGGACAACGCCGCGACGACCCCCCTTCTGCCGACGGCCCGCGCGGCCATGGAGCGGTATCTCGGCGACGCGTACGGCAATCCGTCGAGTCTGCATCGGCCGGGGCGCGAGGCCCGGCAAGCTGTCGAGGAAGCGCGCCGCTTCTTCGCCGGTTGGCTCGGCGTCTCTCCCCGCGATCTCGCCTTCACAAGCGGCGGCACCGAGTCGAACAATCTCGCCATCTACGGCGCGTATCTCGCCCAACGGTCCCACCGAACGCACGTCGTGACCACAGCCGTGGAACATCACGCGGTGCTTGAGGCCGTGGACAGGCTGCGCCTCCTCGGCGCGGACGTGACGGTCGTCCCGGTGGATTCGGACGGGCGCGTCGATCCGGACGATGTGGTGCGGGCCCTCCGCCCGGACACGGCGCTCGTGAGCGTCATGCTCGTGAACAACGAGGTCGGTACCGTCGAGCCGGTCGCCGAGATCGCCCGTCGCGTCAAAGACGTGGATCCTGGGATTATCGTGCACAGCGACATGGTGCAGGCGCTGCCCGTCATGCGCCTCTCGCTTGGGGACTTAGGCGTCGATCTCGCCTCCTTTTCCGCGCACAAGGTGCACGGGCCGAAGGGCGTGGGCCTCCTGTACGTCCGATCCGGCACACCCTTTGTGGCGCTCGCCGCCGGGGGCAATCAGGAGCATAGGCTTCGCGCGGGGACCGAACCGGTGGCGGGCATCGTGGGCTTCCACGCGGCGATGGCCGAGCTTGCGCAGCATTTTGACGCGCACAGGGCGCACCTGTCCGCGCTCCGGGACGCGCTTTGGCGCGCCATCGAATCGCTCGACGGGGTGTATCGCAACAGTCCTGCCGACGCTGTGCCTTCGATTCTCAACGTCGGTTTTCGGGGGATTCGTAACGATATCCTCCTCATGCGGCTGGATCTCGAGGGGATCGCGGCGAGCGCAGGCGCGGCGTGCAGTGCGGGAAGCCTCGAGCCGAGCCATGTGATCCGGGCGATGGGGCGCGACAGGGAAGCGCGAGAGTCGATTCGCCTGAGTTTCGCTTGGCAAAACACCATGGAAGAGATTGGGGTTGCGGCCGGCGTGTTGTCGAAAGTCGTCGGGTCGTTGCGATCACGTTTCACAAATTCGTGA
- the alaS gene encoding alanine--tRNA ligase, translating to MKSLTGQEIRRAFKQFFAERGHMVLPSFPLVPKDDPTLLWINAGMAPLKPYFDGREIPEVPRIVDAQKCIRTNDIEEVGHTARHQTFFEMLGNFSFGDYFKLEAITWAWEFLTQVLELDPERISVTIHEDDDEAFEVWHHRVGLPASRIYRGKEDNFWEIGEGPCGPCSEIFYDRGEAYGCGSPDCKPGCDCDRFLEIWNLVFTQFNKNADGSYSPLPKKNIDTGSGLERLASILQDVPNNFETDLFRPIINRAAELSGRPYGRSAEDDVHLKIIADHVRTVTFAIGDGVLPSNEGRGYVIRRLLRRAVRSGRKLGVERPFLYELVAVVDRIMGDDYPEVREKRSLIERVVRTEEERFLQTLAAGEELLNRTIEEVKARGETVLSGEAAFRLYDTYGFPIDLTVEIAREKGIAVDREGFERELEEQRARAREARQVAEGMQSQRGALETFTEPSRFVGYDELTVDATIIGLFQDGDRVDGLAIGEEGQVILDVTPFYAESGGQVGDRGEIVGANGKAEVLDVQKAPHGQHVMRVRVVDGSLLQGDSVRAHVDEDFRRDIVKNHTATHLLHKALRDVLGTHVAQAGSLVEPERLRFDFSHFGPLTDEELAEVERRVNDEIWRDHAVHIREMDLDEAKAMGAMALFGEKYGQRVRVVQAGESIELCGGCHVPRTSVIGQFLITSETGIASGTRRIEAVTGRYAYRVAREREERLRQVADALKTNVSTVVERAQRVVQEMRELERELESAKARLAHARVDELVANVETVAGVPVIRAALSDLDMDGLRQLVDEIKARVDSVVVVLGSAHRGKVQFVAYVSKDWQSRGLHAGEIVKQVAAVTGGGGGGRPDLAQAGGRDAAKLAEAIQKVGEILEQVAGNRAH from the coding sequence ATGAAATCGCTCACTGGACAAGAAATTCGCCGCGCGTTCAAGCAATTTTTCGCGGAGCGCGGTCACATGGTGTTGCCGAGCTTCCCGCTCGTGCCGAAGGACGATCCGACGCTGCTTTGGATCAACGCGGGCATGGCGCCCCTGAAGCCGTATTTCGACGGCCGGGAGATCCCCGAGGTGCCGCGCATCGTGGACGCGCAAAAGTGCATCCGGACGAACGACATCGAGGAAGTCGGCCACACCGCGCGACACCAGACGTTCTTTGAAATGCTCGGCAATTTCTCGTTCGGCGACTACTTCAAGCTCGAGGCCATCACCTGGGCGTGGGAGTTCTTGACTCAGGTCCTCGAACTCGATCCGGAACGCATCTCCGTCACCATTCACGAAGACGACGACGAGGCGTTCGAGGTGTGGCATCACCGAGTCGGGCTGCCGGCGTCGCGCATCTACCGCGGGAAGGAAGACAACTTCTGGGAGATCGGCGAAGGGCCGTGCGGCCCGTGTTCGGAGATCTTCTACGATCGCGGCGAGGCCTACGGCTGCGGTTCGCCGGACTGCAAACCGGGCTGCGACTGCGATCGGTTCCTCGAGATCTGGAACCTCGTGTTCACGCAGTTCAATAAGAACGCGGACGGATCGTATTCGCCACTGCCGAAGAAGAACATCGACACGGGCTCGGGCCTGGAGCGCCTGGCGAGCATCCTGCAGGACGTGCCGAACAACTTTGAGACGGACCTGTTCCGGCCCATCATCAATCGAGCCGCTGAACTTTCGGGGCGCCCGTACGGTCGATCGGCTGAGGACGACGTCCATCTCAAGATCATCGCCGATCACGTCCGCACGGTGACGTTCGCGATTGGCGACGGCGTGCTCCCGTCCAACGAGGGCCGCGGGTACGTCATCCGCCGCCTCCTGCGCCGCGCGGTGCGCAGTGGGCGCAAGCTCGGTGTCGAACGGCCGTTCTTGTACGAGCTCGTGGCCGTGGTGGATAGAATCATGGGCGACGACTACCCCGAGGTGCGCGAGAAGCGCTCGCTCATCGAGCGCGTCGTCCGAACCGAGGAGGAGCGGTTCCTGCAGACGCTGGCCGCCGGCGAGGAGCTCTTGAACCGGACCATCGAAGAGGTCAAGGCGCGCGGCGAGACCGTACTCTCCGGTGAAGCGGCGTTCCGGCTGTACGACACGTACGGCTTCCCCATCGATCTCACCGTCGAGATCGCGCGCGAGAAGGGCATCGCGGTGGACCGGGAAGGGTTTGAGCGAGAGCTCGAGGAACAGCGGGCGCGGGCGCGGGAGGCGCGGCAGGTGGCCGAGGGCATGCAGAGCCAGCGCGGCGCCCTGGAGACCTTCACGGAGCCATCTCGGTTCGTCGGCTACGACGAGCTCACGGTGGACGCGACCATCATCGGGCTGTTCCAGGATGGCGATCGCGTCGACGGGCTCGCCATCGGCGAGGAAGGCCAGGTCATCCTCGACGTGACGCCCTTTTACGCGGAGAGCGGCGGGCAGGTGGGCGATCGCGGCGAGATCGTCGGCGCAAACGGCAAGGCGGAGGTGCTCGACGTCCAGAAGGCGCCGCACGGCCAGCACGTCATGCGGGTGCGCGTCGTCGACGGCTCACTGCTTCAGGGCGACAGCGTGCGCGCGCACGTCGACGAGGACTTCCGCCGCGACATCGTGAAGAACCACACGGCGACGCACCTCTTGCACAAGGCCCTGCGCGATGTGCTCGGCACGCACGTGGCGCAGGCGGGATCGCTCGTCGAGCCGGAGCGCCTGCGGTTTGATTTCTCCCACTTCGGGCCGCTCACGGACGAGGAATTGGCCGAGGTGGAGCGGCGCGTGAACGACGAGATCTGGCGCGATCACGCCGTTCACATCCGCGAGATGGATCTGGACGAGGCCAAGGCCATGGGCGCCATGGCGCTGTTCGGCGAGAAGTACGGCCAGCGGGTGCGCGTGGTTCAAGCGGGCGAGAGCATCGAGTTGTGCGGCGGCTGCCACGTGCCGCGGACGAGCGTCATTGGGCAATTTCTCATCACGTCCGAGACGGGCATCGCGAGCGGCACGCGCCGGATCGAGGCGGTCACCGGCCGGTACGCGTACCGCGTCGCCCGGGAGCGCGAGGAGCGGCTGCGCCAGGTGGCGGACGCGCTGAAGACGAACGTGAGCACGGTGGTGGAGCGCGCGCAGCGCGTGGTGCAGGAGATGCGCGAGTTGGAGCGGGAGCTGGAGTCGGCCAAGGCGCGTCTGGCGCACGCGCGCGTGGACGAGCTCGTCGCGAACGTCGAGACGGTGGCGGGTGTCCCCGTCATTCGCGCCGCGCTGTCCGATCTGGACATGGACGGGCTGCGCCAGCTGGTGGACGAGATCAAAGCCCGGGTCGATTCCGTCGTCGTGGTGCTGGGATCCGCCCACCGCGGCAAGGTGCAGTT
- the cymR gene encoding cysteine metabolism transcriptional regulator CymR: MKISTKGRYGLMLLVDLAEQQSDQPISLKSIAERNNLSEHYLEQLIAPLRNGGFVRSIRGAYGGYVLARHPREIVIEDVLLALEGPITIVDEEIDDGLQVLWDRLREAIHDVLSSMTLQDLVELRQGSSQGYMYYI; the protein is encoded by the coding sequence GTGAAGATCTCGACGAAGGGCCGCTATGGCCTGATGCTCCTGGTCGATCTCGCCGAACAGCAGAGTGACCAACCCATTTCCCTGAAATCCATCGCGGAGCGAAATAACCTGTCGGAGCACTACCTCGAACAGCTGATCGCGCCGCTTCGCAACGGCGGCTTCGTCCGGAGCATTCGGGGCGCGTACGGTGGATATGTGCTCGCACGGCATCCGCGCGAGATCGTGATTGAAGACGTGCTTCTCGCGCTCGAGGGGCCCATCACCATCGTGGACGAGGAGATCGATGACGGCCTGCAGGTGCTGTGGGACAGGCTGAGGGAGGCCATCCACGACGTGCTGTCGTCCATGACGCTGCAGGATCTCGTCGAGCTGCGCCAGGGATCGTCGCAGGGCTACATGTACTACATCTGA
- a CDS encoding class I adenylate-forming enzyme family protein, with translation MPYLHEWLHVHALARPAHPAMYFLGTAITYGELDAYAFAMSALLAELGLRKGDAIALYMPNMPHFLIAKFGAERLGVAVSPVSPLAKEWEVEYQLQDLGAKLVICDDDRLDIARAACEKLGISHLLSASLFDFSVKSVAAKAESGLPAPGDPLMPRLLDRLGRSAKGSVDGDDTCLIMYTSGSTGMPKGAMLTYANAAYKAEAVVTASRLTEADVVLGVMPLCHIAGLLMGACATVRAGATLVLLPKFDPEVAMDAIQLHRVTVMYTVTPMNLAIMQHPRSGHTDFSSLRLNPCTSFGVPVTDRVAAEWKALTGVPLYEAAYGLTETHTADTQMPLDAIRYGTHGKPIPGTQIRIAPLDDPTGELGPGEEGEIWIRSPGVMKGYLHREEATREALQDGWLRTGDIGLMDDDGYLIFRGRKKEMIKCSGYSVFPEEVEHWLSRHEAIRQVAVIGVPDPQKGEVVKAFVVLEPSYVGRVTEADIIAWSREKIAHYKCPRHVEFRESLPATGTGKILRRALAEEEAAKPK, from the coding sequence ATGCCTTATCTGCATGAGTGGTTGCACGTTCATGCACTCGCGCGCCCGGCGCATCCCGCGATGTATTTTCTCGGAACTGCGATCACGTATGGGGAACTCGACGCTTATGCCTTCGCCATGAGCGCGCTTCTCGCCGAGCTCGGGCTTCGGAAAGGGGACGCCATCGCGCTTTACATGCCGAACATGCCTCATTTCTTGATCGCAAAGTTCGGCGCGGAACGACTTGGCGTCGCTGTCTCGCCCGTGAGTCCCCTCGCGAAGGAATGGGAAGTGGAGTATCAGCTGCAGGACCTTGGGGCGAAGCTCGTGATCTGTGATGACGACCGATTGGACATCGCACGCGCGGCATGCGAGAAATTAGGGATTTCGCATCTCTTGTCCGCCTCTTTGTTTGACTTTTCAGTCAAATCGGTTGCGGCGAAAGCGGAATCGGGGCTGCCCGCGCCCGGCGATCCCCTCATGCCTCGTCTGCTCGACCGGCTGGGGCGATCCGCGAAGGGCTCCGTGGATGGGGACGACACGTGCCTCATCATGTACACGTCGGGATCGACGGGGATGCCGAAAGGCGCCATGCTGACGTACGCGAACGCGGCGTACAAAGCCGAGGCGGTCGTCACGGCGTCCCGGTTAACGGAGGCCGACGTGGTGCTCGGCGTCATGCCGCTTTGCCACATCGCGGGTCTTCTGATGGGTGCCTGTGCGACCGTGCGTGCCGGAGCGACGCTCGTGCTACTCCCCAAGTTCGATCCCGAAGTAGCGATGGACGCGATTCAACTTCATCGCGTGACAGTGATGTACACGGTGACGCCGATGAATCTCGCAATCATGCAGCACCCCAGATCCGGTCACACCGATTTCTCCAGCCTGAGGCTGAATCCGTGCACGAGCTTCGGGGTGCCCGTGACGGATCGCGTCGCGGCCGAATGGAAAGCGCTTACGGGGGTGCCGCTCTACGAAGCGGCTTATGGCCTTACGGAGACACACACTGCGGACACGCAGATGCCGCTCGATGCCATCCGCTATGGGACGCACGGCAAGCCGATTCCGGGCACGCAAATCCGCATTGCGCCGCTAGACGACCCCACGGGGGAACTAGGGCCCGGTGAAGAGGGCGAGATTTGGATTCGGAGTCCGGGCGTCATGAAAGGCTATCTCCACCGAGAGGAAGCGACCCGTGAGGCGCTTCAGGATGGATGGCTGCGCACGGGCGACATCGGGCTCATGGATGACGACGGATATCTCATCTTCCGAGGGCGCAAGAAAGAGATGATTAAGTGCTCGGGGTACAGCGTCTTTCCCGAAGAAGTCGAGCACTGGTTGTCTCGCCACGAGGCCATCCGCCAGGTGGCGGTCATCGGGGTGCCAGACCCGCAGAAGGGCGAGGTTGTCAAGGCATTTGTGGTTCTGGAACCGTCGTATGTCGGCAGAGTGACGGAAGCGGACATCATCGCGTGGAGTCGCGAAAAGATAGCGCATTACAAGTGTCCTCGCCACGTCGAGTTTCGCGAGTCGTTGCCGGCCACCGGGACGGGCAAAATCTTGCGCAGGGCGCTTGCAGAGGAGGAGGCTGCGAAGCCCAAATAA
- a CDS encoding IS1634 family transposase, which translates to MREAFQLFGPVRSYVMGPAPVLARLIDELKWVEIIDEFVPRPDSKLSVGLRTKALLVNIGTNREALYRVEEFYAQRDVEVLLGSGVSADDLHDDALARALDALYDAGLEALYARIALHTLRRLRVLSDSNELIPIHADTTSLSMTGEYLDQTAFRIDRGFSKDHRPDLKQIVFGLCTVHGLGLCANVNPGNLDDHTWNFENIQQLLSQLDEETRKRSVYVADAALVTKDNLELLAEEDFHFISRLPGTYKLSEDLKRAAWEKENSWKEVGRLAEAEDSAHYRIQAFRRTLYGRTYRFVVVRSSSLDTRKERKLKEVLKREKAALEKAAKAMSQNVYSCEQDAQMAMQTFMHEHRATLHPISARICAEQVQAKRARRGRPRKDDPPPPVHTQYRVEVAILPPSEERVQQWREKEATFVLITDIRDDQRVSDEQILRLYKEQHEVEARFRYLKSPYHVGPIYLHKPTRVKAFGFVMLLSLLLYSVLEYLIREKMKRETEPLMLPGNRKSFRPTGLAILEMLDGVTTVHMQVGDTWQRVPATPHNPQIMRVLKLLNMDLSIYTEAQKTA; encoded by the coding sequence GTGCGGGAGGCTTTCCAGTTGTTCGGTCCAGTTCGCTCGTATGTCATGGGGCCTGCGCCCGTTTTAGCCAGACTGATCGACGAGTTGAAGTGGGTAGAGATTATCGACGAGTTCGTGCCACGTCCGGATAGCAAACTGTCCGTCGGGCTGCGTACCAAGGCGTTGCTGGTTAATATCGGCACGAATCGCGAAGCCCTCTACCGGGTGGAGGAGTTCTACGCGCAACGGGATGTGGAAGTCCTGCTTGGAAGCGGCGTCTCCGCAGACGATCTCCATGATGACGCTTTGGCCCGGGCTCTGGATGCCTTGTACGACGCAGGTCTCGAGGCATTATACGCGCGTATCGCCCTCCACACGCTACGCAGACTCCGGGTGCTCAGCGATTCCAACGAACTCATCCCCATCCATGCGGATACCACGTCGCTCTCTATGACAGGCGAGTACCTGGACCAAACAGCGTTTCGCATTGACCGGGGATTCTCCAAGGACCACCGGCCTGATCTCAAGCAAATTGTGTTTGGACTTTGCACCGTCCATGGTCTGGGGCTATGCGCGAACGTCAACCCTGGGAACTTGGACGATCACACATGGAATTTCGAGAACATCCAGCAACTCCTGAGCCAGCTCGATGAGGAGACGCGAAAGAGAAGCGTCTACGTCGCGGACGCGGCGTTGGTGACGAAGGACAACCTTGAGCTTTTGGCGGAGGAAGACTTCCATTTCATCTCACGACTGCCGGGGACGTATAAGCTGTCCGAGGACCTGAAGAGAGCGGCATGGGAGAAAGAAAACAGCTGGAAAGAAGTCGGTCGGCTCGCTGAGGCGGAAGACAGCGCCCATTACAGGATCCAGGCCTTCCGTCGCACGCTGTACGGGCGAACGTATCGATTCGTCGTGGTGCGCTCCTCCAGCCTGGATACCCGGAAGGAGCGTAAGCTCAAAGAGGTGCTCAAGCGTGAGAAGGCTGCGCTGGAGAAAGCGGCCAAGGCGATGAGCCAAAACGTCTACAGTTGTGAACAAGATGCGCAGATGGCCATGCAGACCTTCATGCACGAACACCGTGCCACTTTGCATCCCATCTCCGCCCGCATATGTGCCGAGCAGGTGCAGGCAAAACGCGCGCGCCGCGGTCGCCCGCGCAAAGATGACCCGCCACCGCCGGTGCATACACAGTACCGTGTGGAAGTGGCGATCTTACCGCCTTCTGAGGAGCGGGTTCAGCAGTGGCGAGAGAAGGAAGCGACGTTTGTGCTCATCACCGACATCCGCGATGATCAGCGTGTGTCAGATGAACAGATCCTCCGCCTGTATAAGGAACAACACGAGGTGGAGGCGCGTTTTCGGTATCTGAAAAGCCCGTATCACGTGGGTCCCATCTACCTGCATAAGCCGACACGGGTGAAAGCGTTCGGTTTCGTCATGCTGTTATCCCTGCTCTTGTATAGCGTATTGGAATATCTCATCCGAGAGAAGATGAAGCGGGAAACGGAACCGCTCATGCTGCCAGGCAATCGAAAGAGTTTTCGTCCAACAGGGTTGGCCATCCTCGAGATGCTGGATGGAGTGACGACCGTGCACATGCAGGTCGGCGACACGTGGCAGCGAGTACCTGCAACGCCTCATAATCCTCAGATCATGAGGGTTCTTAAGCTGCTGAACATGGACCTGAGCATCTACACGGAAGCGCAAAAAACGGCTTGA
- a CDS encoding AI-2E family transporter yields MGRYARTMMSIALTLTCIYLVGLLRSLFLDIWGVLSSLFYTFLASLIITYILQPAVDVLHRRRVPRSAAILIVYAVIAAILAVVVLNLIPVISRQIAQLSSSLPAITAELSRWIDMINSRKTYLPNAVRTGIENALNQLEHRVEVAPTGLFSVVTSTLNAIFMAFVVPFLVFYMLKDAKAIGRGMVRMAPAKYKHRVRLVLRAIDDTLGGYVRGQFLIMLAVGLLSFIGYLIIRLPYALLLGAFLGFADIIPYLGPIIGIAPAVIIALTTSGWPMLVKVVIVNIAVQQIEGNILSPQIMGRTLHLHPMAIVAALIVGGEAGGILGLILAVPALAVCKVVWTQWREARSHAAH; encoded by the coding sequence ATGGGGCGTTACGCCCGCACCATGATGTCCATCGCCCTGACGCTGACGTGCATTTATCTCGTCGGGCTCCTGCGCAGCTTGTTTCTGGATATCTGGGGCGTGCTGTCGAGCCTCTTTTACACGTTTCTGGCGTCGCTCATCATCACGTACATCCTGCAGCCTGCGGTGGACGTCCTGCACCGGCGGCGCGTCCCTCGATCGGCGGCCATCCTCATTGTGTACGCCGTGATCGCCGCCATCCTGGCCGTGGTGGTGTTGAACCTCATTCCGGTGATCTCGCGGCAAATTGCGCAGCTGTCGAGCAGCCTGCCGGCCATCACGGCGGAATTGAGCCGCTGGATCGACATGATCAACAGCCGGAAGACGTACCTTCCGAACGCGGTGCGGACGGGCATTGAGAACGCGCTCAACCAACTGGAACACCGCGTCGAGGTCGCCCCGACGGGGCTGTTCTCGGTCGTGACGAGCACCTTGAATGCCATCTTCATGGCGTTCGTCGTGCCGTTCCTCGTGTTTTATATGTTGAAAGACGCGAAGGCCATCGGGCGCGGCATGGTGCGCATGGCACCCGCGAAGTACAAGCATCGCGTGCGGCTGGTCCTCCGGGCCATCGATGATACGCTCGGCGGCTACGTGCGCGGTCAGTTTCTCATCATGCTGGCGGTCGGGCTGTTGTCGTTCATCGGCTATCTCATCATCCGCCTGCCGTACGCGCTGCTCTTGGGTGCGTTCCTCGGCTTCGCCGACATCATCCCGTATCTTGGGCCCATCATCGGCATCGCGCCGGCGGTGATCATCGCGCTCACGACCTCCGGCTGGCCGATGCTCGTCAAGGTCGTGATCGTCAACATCGCGGTGCAGCAGATTGAGGGGAACATTCTATCTCCGCAGATCATGGGCCGGACGCTTCACCTGCACCCGATGGCCATCGTGGCGGCCCTGATCGTGGGCGGGGAGGCGGGCGGCATCCTGGGCCTCATTCTCGCGGTCCCGGCGCTCGCGGTGTGCAAGGTGGTGTGGACGCAGTGGCGCGAAGCGCGCTCCCATGCCGCGCATTGA